One window of the Janthinobacterium sp. PAMC25594 genome contains the following:
- the cyoA gene encoding ubiquinol oxidase subunit II gives MFSLKVRRGLLLLPLALLAGCNTVVLNASGDIAVQQGNLIVISTLLMLLIIVPVIALTLLFAWRYRKNNTAAKYEPDWDHSTRLELIIWGAPLLIIIVLGLLTWISTHTLDPYRPLSRIDANRPIPASHKPMIVEVVALDWKWLFIYPEQGIASVNELYAPVDRPIRFKITASSVMNSFFIPALAGQIYAMPGMETQLNAVINKPGVYKGFSANYSGAGFSGMRFKFHGVNDADFDKWVESARAGGGALNRDDYLSLAQPSERDPVRRYSAVPSDLYKAILNRTIVSDALCVTPVEPYKLTMAKSPVAAVTAVVASDAVVEKGVQAK, from the coding sequence ATGTTTTCATTAAAAGTTCGTCGCGGACTGCTTCTTTTACCTCTCGCATTGTTGGCTGGTTGCAATACGGTGGTACTGAATGCGTCTGGCGACATCGCAGTTCAGCAAGGCAATCTGATTGTCATCTCGACATTGCTGATGCTGTTGATTATCGTTCCGGTAATCGCCCTGACCCTGCTGTTCGCATGGCGCTATAGAAAAAACAATACCGCGGCCAAATACGAGCCGGACTGGGACCACTCGACTCGCCTCGAGCTGATTATCTGGGGCGCGCCCCTGCTGATCATCATCGTGCTGGGCCTGCTGACCTGGATCAGCACCCATACCCTCGATCCATATCGCCCATTGAGCCGTATCGACGCCAACCGCCCGATTCCCGCCAGCCACAAGCCGATGATCGTCGAAGTCGTGGCGCTGGACTGGAAATGGCTGTTCATCTACCCGGAGCAGGGCATCGCTTCCGTGAATGAACTGTACGCGCCCGTCGATCGTCCGATCCGCTTCAAGATCACCGCCTCGTCCGTCATGAACTCATTCTTCATCCCCGCACTGGCAGGTCAGATCTACGCCATGCCGGGCATGGAAACGCAGTTGAATGCCGTCATCAACAAGCCTGGTGTCTACAAGGGCTTCTCCGCGAACTACAGCGGTGCCGGCTTCTCGGGCATGCGCTTCAAGTTCCACGGTGTCAATGATGCGGACTTCGACAAATGGGTGGAATCGGCACGTGCCGGTGGCGGCGCGCTGAACCGCGACGACTACCTGTCGCTGGCCCAGCCTAGCGAACGCGACCCGGTGCGCCGCTACAGCGCCGTACCAAGCGATCTGTACAAGGCAATCCTGAACCGCACCATCGTTTCCGACGCCCTGTGCGTGACGCCGGTCGAGCCATACAAATTGACGATGGCAAAAAGCCCGGTAGCGGCCGTAACGGCAGTAGTCGCTAGCGATGCAGTGGTTGAAAAGGGCGTTCAAGCCAAGTAA
- the cyoB gene encoding cytochrome o ubiquinol oxidase subunit I — protein sequence MLDHIDLTKLIFGRLTWDAIPFHEPILLATFAMVALGGIALVAALTYFRVWGTLWRDWITSIDHKKIGIMYMILGLVMLLRGFADALMMRTQQAIAFGDNAGFLPPHHYDQIFTAHGVIMIFFVAMPFVTGLMNYVVPLQIGARDVAFPFLNNFSFWMTTMGAALVMASLFVGEFARTGWLAYPPLSGIVGSPDVGVDYYIWSLQIAGVGTLLSGVNLIATIVKMRAPGMTWMKMPVFTWTALCTNILIVAAFPVLTAVLAMLSLDRVAGFNFFTTELGGNAMMYVNLIWIWGHPEVYILILPLFGVFSEVVATFSSKRLFGYASMVYATCVIMILSYLVWLHHFFTMGSGASVNSFFGITTMIISIPTGAKIFNWLFTMYRGRIRFELPMLWTIGFMVTFTIGGMTGVLLAVPPADFVLHNSLFLIAHFHNVIIGGVVFGVFAAINYWYPKAFGYKLDTFWGKCSFWFWFVGFYLAFMPLYVLGLMGVTRRVNHFEDPSLQIWTIIAWFGAVSIALGIGSMLIQFVVSYRNRHALRDVTGDPWGGRTLEWSTSSPPPDYNFAFTPQVHELDAWTDMKKHGYQRPTSGFTKIHMPKNTWAGFVIAALSALVGFGLIWQMWLVAGIGFAVMMITIIVHTFNYKRDYYIPAEEVVRTEDAYTKLLSSHV from the coding sequence ATGCTAGACCATATTGATCTGACGAAGCTTATATTCGGCCGTCTGACTTGGGATGCAATTCCATTTCACGAACCTATCCTGCTGGCGACCTTTGCGATGGTTGCCCTGGGCGGTATCGCACTCGTTGCGGCACTGACGTATTTCCGCGTCTGGGGTACCCTGTGGCGCGACTGGATCACCAGTATCGACCATAAAAAAATCGGTATCATGTACATGATCCTGGGCCTGGTCATGCTGCTGCGCGGCTTTGCCGACGCGCTCATGATGCGTACCCAGCAGGCGATCGCCTTTGGCGACAATGCCGGCTTCCTGCCACCGCATCACTACGACCAGATCTTCACCGCCCACGGCGTGATCATGATCTTCTTCGTCGCGATGCCTTTCGTGACGGGTCTGATGAACTACGTGGTGCCGCTGCAAATCGGCGCGCGCGACGTGGCTTTCCCTTTCCTCAATAACTTCAGCTTCTGGATGACCACCATGGGCGCCGCCCTGGTCATGGCTTCGCTGTTCGTCGGCGAATTCGCCCGCACGGGCTGGCTGGCCTATCCGCCGCTGTCGGGCATCGTCGGCAGTCCGGACGTGGGGGTAGACTATTACATCTGGTCCTTGCAGATTGCCGGGGTCGGGACGCTATTGTCCGGTGTCAACCTGATCGCCACCATCGTCAAGATGCGCGCGCCAGGCATGACCTGGATGAAAATGCCAGTGTTTACCTGGACCGCACTGTGCACCAACATCCTGATCGTCGCCGCTTTCCCGGTACTGACGGCTGTGCTGGCCATGCTGTCGCTGGACCGCGTTGCAGGCTTTAACTTCTTCACGACGGAACTGGGCGGCAACGCCATGATGTACGTCAACCTGATCTGGATCTGGGGTCACCCTGAGGTCTACATCCTGATCCTGCCGCTGTTCGGCGTGTTCTCGGAAGTCGTCGCCACATTCAGCAGCAAGCGTCTGTTCGGCTACGCCTCGATGGTGTACGCCACCTGCGTTATCATGATCCTGTCGTACCTGGTATGGCTGCATCACTTCTTCACCATGGGTTCGGGCGCCAGCGTCAACTCCTTCTTCGGCATCACGACGATGATCATCTCGATCCCGACGGGCGCGAAGATCTTCAACTGGCTGTTTACCATGTACCGCGGCCGTATCCGCTTTGAACTGCCGATGCTGTGGACGATCGGCTTCATGGTCACCTTCACCATCGGCGGCATGACCGGCGTGCTGCTGGCCGTACCACCAGCGGACTTCGTGCTGCATAACAGCCTGTTCCTGATTGCCCACTTCCATAACGTGATTATCGGCGGCGTGGTGTTCGGCGTATTCGCTGCGATCAACTACTGGTACCCGAAAGCCTTCGGCTACAAGCTCGACACCTTCTGGGGCAAATGCTCGTTCTGGTTCTGGTTCGTCGGCTTCTACCTGGCCTTCATGCCGCTGTACGTGCTGGGCCTGATGGGCGTGACCCGTCGTGTCAACCACTTTGAAGATCCATCGCTGCAAATCTGGACCATCATCGCCTGGTTTGGCGCCGTCTCGATCGCACTGGGCATCGGCTCCATGCTGATCCAGTTCGTCGTCAGCTACCGCAACCGTCACGCCCTGCGCGACGTGACCGGTGACCCATGGGGTGGCCGTACGCTGGAATGGTCGACGTCGTCGCCTCCGCCAGACTATAATTTCGCCTTCACGCCACAAGTGCACGAACTCGATGCATGGACTGACATGAAGAAACACGGTTACCAGCGTCCGACGTCCGGTTTCACGAAGATCCACATGCCGAAGAACACCTGGGCTGGTTTCGTGATCGCCGCGCTGAGCGCACTGGTCGGTTTTGGCCTGATCTGGCAAATGTGGCTCGTCGCCGGCATTGGCTTCGCGGTCATGATGATCACCATCATCGTCCATACCTTTAACTACAAGCGCGATTACTACATTCCTGCGGAAGAAGTGGTCCGTACCGAAGACGCTTATACTAAATTGCTGAGCAGCCATGTCTGA
- the cyoC gene encoding cytochrome o ubiquinol oxidase subunit III — translation MSDTIAHNTGAAGAAPSTRSYFVREHHPENGSLLGFWLYLMSDCLIFACLFATYAVVGRNYADGPTGAALFDLPLVAVNTAMLLLSSITYGFAMLAMQRKQLRSTLVWLGITGLFGLAFLSLEMYEFIHLIHEGAGPQRSAFLSSFFALVGTHGLHVTFGVIWLVTLMFQLNKHGLTPENGRRMMCLSLFWHFLDVIWIGVFTFVYLMGVLP, via the coding sequence ATGTCTGATACCATCGCCCATAACACCGGCGCCGCTGGCGCCGCACCAAGCACGCGCAGCTACTTTGTGCGCGAGCACCACCCGGAAAACGGCAGCTTGCTCGGTTTCTGGCTCTACCTGATGAGCGATTGCCTGATCTTCGCCTGTCTGTTCGCCACGTACGCCGTGGTGGGCCGCAACTACGCGGACGGCCCGACGGGCGCCGCGCTGTTCGACCTGCCGCTGGTGGCCGTCAACACGGCCATGCTGCTGCTGTCGTCGATCACCTACGGCTTCGCCATGCTGGCCATGCAGCGCAAGCAATTGCGCAGCACCCTGGTCTGGCTGGGCATCACGGGCCTGTTCGGCCTGGCCTTCCTGTCGCTGGAAATGTATGAATTCATTCATCTGATCCACGAAGGCGCCGGTCCGCAGCGCAGCGCGTTCCTGTCGTCGTTCTTCGCCCTGGTCGGTACCCACGGCTTGCACGTGACGTTCGGCGTGATCTGGCTCGTGACCTTGATGTTCCAGTTGAACAAGCATGGCCTGACCCCGGAAAACGGCCGCCGCATGATGTGCCTGTCGCTGTTCTGGCACTTCCTGGACGTCATCTGGATCGGCGTCTTCACCTTTGTCTACCTGATGGGAGTGCTGCCATGA
- the cyoD gene encoding cytochrome o ubiquinol oxidase subunit IV: protein MSDHHTHGDSHHHDQHDHGSLKSYVIGFILSVILTAIPFWLVMTKVITNSGTMGLVLLAFAAVQVVVHMVYFLHMNTKSEGGWNMMALIFTIMIVGIAMAGSLWVMYHMNHNMMPDLMPEYMHTKTAP, encoded by the coding sequence ATGAGCGACCACCACACACACGGCGATAGCCATCACCATGACCAACACGATCATGGCAGCCTGAAAAGCTACGTCATCGGCTTCATCCTGTCGGTGATCCTGACGGCCATTCCGTTCTGGCTGGTAATGACGAAAGTCATCACCAACTCGGGCACCATGGGCCTGGTCCTGCTGGCGTTCGCGGCGGTTCAAGTGGTGGTGCACATGGTGTACTTCCTGCACATGAACACCAAGTCCGAAGGCGGCTGGAACATGATGGCGCTGATCTTCACGATCATGATCGTGGGCATTGCCATGGCTGGTTCCCTGTGGGTCATGTACCACATGAACCACAACATGATGCCGGATCTGATGCCTGAGTACATGCATACGAAAACGGCTCCATGA
- a CDS encoding SURF1 family protein, translated as MMSNTRPSNTGRAPGAASQDAAPGPRGMAVHYSSIALALLAGILFAGFCVLGTWQVKRLFWKLDLIERVEQRVHAPATDAPGPAAWASITPQTDEYRHVRLSGTYLPIFNTLVQATTALGSGYWLVTPLRLADGSTVLVNRGFVPKRASIAAGTPAGIVEVEGLLRISETGGGFLRENSPATQHWYSRDVAAIAGSHMLTNVAPYFVDAKEKSETAVDAPVGGLTVISFHNNHLVYALTWFALALMVAGISWWIVRESRRRRARGAQRQESDHAGQD; from the coding sequence ATGATGAGTAATACGCGCCCAAGCAACACCGGGCGCGCCCCTGGCGCCGCATCGCAAGATGCCGCGCCAGGCCCACGCGGCATGGCTGTGCATTATTCAAGCATTGCATTGGCCTTGCTGGCGGGGATCTTGTTTGCCGGTTTCTGTGTCCTGGGAACCTGGCAAGTCAAGCGCCTGTTCTGGAAGCTTGACCTGATCGAGCGCGTCGAACAACGCGTACATGCGCCCGCAACGGACGCACCTGGACCCGCAGCCTGGGCCAGCATTACGCCACAAACGGATGAATACCGCCATGTGCGACTCTCCGGTACCTATCTCCCCATTTTCAATACCCTGGTGCAGGCAACGACGGCACTGGGCAGCGGTTACTGGCTGGTGACGCCCTTGCGCCTGGCCGATGGCAGCACCGTGCTGGTCAACCGCGGCTTCGTGCCGAAACGCGCCAGCATCGCCGCCGGCACGCCGGCCGGCATCGTCGAGGTCGAAGGCTTGCTGCGCATCAGCGAGACGGGCGGTGGTTTCCTGCGCGAAAACAGTCCTGCCACGCAGCACTGGTATTCGCGCGACGTGGCCGCCATCGCCGGCTCGCACATGCTCACCAACGTGGCGCCGTATTTTGTCGATGCGAAAGAGAAATCGGAAACGGCTGTTGATGCCCCCGTCGGCGGCCTGACCGTGATCTCGTTCCACAACAACCACCTGGTGTACGCCTTGACGTGGTTTGCGCTGGCCCTGATGGTGGCCGGCATCAGCTGGTGGATCGTGCGCGAAAGCCGGCGCCGCCGCGCCCGTGGCGCCCAGCGCCAGGAAAGCGACCATGCCGGGCAGGATTGA
- a CDS encoding ATP-binding protein — MPGRIEILPNREVLERGAVAAEMEHPAGHQNMKLLIQLRWLAVIGQISTIFGVGVGLGIALPVPYMLEVLSCLIAFNLASLLRWHERQPVSNTALFLALLVDVTVLTAQLYLSGGISNPFAFLYLLQVILSAVLLEVWSTWIMVAITSLCLAGLALLPGPLILPIDPERGFASLYVQGLLICFILNAALLVVFITRINRNQRAGDAKVADLRQRAAEEEHIIRMGLLASGAAHELGTPLATLSVILGDWRRMPELSKNSELLEEITEMQAQLRRCKSIVSGILLSAGEARGESSVKTTINTFLNDLVDEWRSSRPIQDFEYDNRIEHDIPVVFDSTLKQTICNVLDNALEASPDWLRFEATREADALHLVITDAGPGFEPSMLTHLGKPYQSSKGKPGGGLGLFLVVNVARTLGGTVTARNRVQGGAVVHLALPLAAIKLERESDHHAG, encoded by the coding sequence ATGCCGGGCAGGATTGAGATCCTGCCCAATCGCGAAGTCTTAGAGCGCGGCGCCGTGGCGGCCGAGATGGAACATCCGGCCGGCCACCAGAACATGAAGCTGCTGATCCAGCTGCGCTGGCTGGCCGTCATCGGCCAGATCAGCACCATCTTCGGCGTGGGCGTGGGACTGGGCATCGCCTTGCCCGTGCCCTACATGCTCGAAGTGCTGTCCTGCCTCATCGCTTTTAATCTGGCCAGCCTGTTGCGCTGGCACGAACGCCAGCCCGTGTCCAATACGGCCCTGTTCCTCGCTCTGCTGGTCGACGTCACCGTGCTGACGGCCCAGCTCTACCTGAGCGGCGGCATCAGCAACCCGTTTGCCTTCCTGTACTTATTGCAAGTCATCCTCAGCGCCGTGCTGCTGGAAGTGTGGTCGACCTGGATCATGGTGGCCATCACGAGCCTGTGCCTGGCGGGCCTGGCCTTGCTGCCCGGCCCCCTGATTCTGCCGATCGACCCCGAGCGGGGCTTTGCCAGCCTCTACGTGCAAGGCTTGCTGATCTGCTTTATCCTGAACGCGGCCTTGCTGGTGGTGTTCATCACGCGCATCAACCGCAACCAGCGCGCCGGCGACGCCAAGGTGGCGGACTTGCGCCAGCGCGCGGCGGAAGAAGAGCACATCATCCGCATGGGTTTGCTGGCCTCGGGCGCCGCGCACGAACTGGGCACGCCGCTGGCCACGCTGTCAGTCATCCTCGGCGACTGGCGCCGCATGCCGGAATTGAGCAAGAACAGCGAATTGCTGGAAGAAATCACGGAAATGCAGGCGCAGTTGCGGCGCTGCAAGAGCATCGTCAGCGGCATTTTGTTGTCGGCGGGCGAGGCGCGCGGCGAATCGTCCGTGAAGACGACGATCAACACCTTTCTCAACGACCTGGTGGACGAGTGGCGCAGCAGCCGCCCGATCCAGGATTTCGAGTACGATAACCGCATCGAACATGACATACCCGTCGTCTTCGATTCGACCCTGAAACAAACGATTTGCAATGTGCTCGACAATGCGCTGGAAGCGTCGCCGGACTGGCTGCGCTTCGAGGCCACGCGCGAAGCGGATGCCTTGCACCTGGTCATTACCGATGCCGGCCCCGGCTTCGAGCCATCGATGCTGACGCACCTGGGCAAGCCATATCAAAGCAGCAAGGGTAAGCCCGGCGGCGGCCTCGGTCTGTTCCTGGTGGTGAATGTTGCGCGTACCCTGGGCGGCACGGTGACGGCGCGCAACCGGGTGCAGGGCGGGGCGGTGGTGCACCTGGCCTTGCCGCTGGCGGCCATCAAACTGGAAAGAGAAAGCGACCACCATGCAGGATGA
- a CDS encoding response regulator transcription factor encodes MQDDRLLLIIEDDAAFARTLGRSFERRGYQVILATNFDEASALLEQHCPDYAVVDLKLNGNTSGLACVQMLHQHDPEMLIVVLTGYASIGTAVEAIKLGACQYLAKPSNTDDIEAAFGHVAGNADIELTNRATNIKTLEWERIHEMLAETDFNISETARRLGMHRRTLARKLEKQRVK; translated from the coding sequence ATGCAGGATGACCGTCTGTTATTGATCATCGAAGACGACGCCGCGTTTGCCCGCACCCTGGGCCGCTCGTTCGAGCGGCGCGGCTACCAGGTCATCCTGGCCACCAATTTCGACGAAGCGAGCGCCTTGCTGGAACAGCATTGCCCCGACTACGCCGTCGTCGATCTGAAGCTCAATGGCAATACGTCCGGCCTGGCCTGCGTGCAGATGCTGCACCAGCACGACCCGGAGATGCTGATCGTCGTGCTGACGGGCTACGCCAGCATCGGCACGGCCGTCGAAGCCATCAAACTGGGCGCCTGCCAGTACCTGGCGAAGCCGTCCAACACGGACGACATCGAAGCGGCCTTCGGCCACGTGGCCGGCAACGCCGACATCGAACTGACCAACCGCGCCACCAACATCAAGACCCTGGAATGGGAACGCATCCACGAAATGCTGGCCGAGACGGATTTCAATATTTCGGAAACGGCGAGAAGGCTGGGCATGCACCGGCGCACGCTGGCGAGGAAGCTGGAAAAGCAGCGGGTGAAATAA
- a CDS encoding GNAT family N-acetyltransferase, translated as MHNIVIRPTTGADWPALKATRLAALLDAPTAFGVSHASAVAYTDVDWQQRAVSTAQRAFLLAFDGDHPIGIAAHVVSSAGESNLIAMWVHRAYRGMAVAAGLVRAVKQHALAGGHARLVLDVAPENARAAAFYQKQGFVFLPEWEALESHPHIQVQKMEWLAAA; from the coding sequence TTGCACAACATCGTGATCCGCCCCACCACCGGCGCCGACTGGCCCGCCCTGAAAGCCACGCGCCTGGCCGCCCTGCTCGACGCGCCGACCGCCTTCGGCGTCAGCCACGCCAGCGCGGTCGCCTATACCGATGTAGATTGGCAGCAACGCGCCGTCAGTACGGCGCAGCGTGCCTTCCTCCTGGCGTTTGACGGCGATCACCCCATCGGCATCGCCGCCCATGTCGTCAGCAGCGCGGGGGAATCGAACCTGATCGCCATGTGGGTGCATCGCGCATACCGGGGCATGGCGGTGGCGGCGGGGTTGGTCCGCGCGGTGAAACAACACGCCTTGGCCGGCGGCCATGCGCGGCTGGTCCTCGACGTGGCGCCCGAGAATGCGCGCGCGGCCGCGTTTTACCAGAAGCAGGGATTTGTATTCCTGCCGGAATGGGAAGCGCTGGAGAGCCATCCGCATATCCAGGTGCAGAAGATGGAGTGGCTGGCGGCGGCATGA
- a CDS encoding ShlB/FhaC/HecB family hemolysin secretion/activation protein: MLPHRSPLYILTVLSISVSSAFAQTVPDAGSLLQQIEKGRLAPPPGKPGPLLAPPPQPMKELSGMSVTVSRFQFAGNTLLTEAQLAPAVASFVNRPLSFNDLQNAAAAVAETYRKAGWIVRVYLPLQEIKDGVVTLQVVEAVFGQVRMEGTAPTRVPFDRLVPIVGAAQPHGDALKAQAMDRALLLLDDMPGISTAGSLAPGEQANEVDLVLKVEDEKLINGQVGVDNASARSTGSARLTADLYINSPLRFGDQAVVNLMHTEGSDYARLAYTVPLGAAGWRVGANASHLRYRLVDDALAALDASGTSTTSGVEATYPLIRARLQNLYLALNYDNKRFDNRAAATTITDYKIDTFTVGLNGNVLDQYGGGGSNSASLALVHGKVDLDGSPNARADALTTRTGGSFTKLRYAASRQQVLTEALALYAAFSGQTAGKNLDSAEKFYLGGAYGVRAYPSNEGGGSEGQLFNLELRARLPNNVNVTGFYDWGHVKVNHDNHFPGAPALGSYSLKGAGLSVAWLASFGLNLKATWARRIGDNPNPTLTGTDQDGSFRKNRFWLQATMPF; this comes from the coding sequence ATGCTGCCACATCGCTCGCCGCTGTACATCCTGACAGTTTTGTCGATCTCCGTTTCATCCGCCTTCGCGCAAACCGTTCCGGACGCGGGTTCGCTATTGCAGCAAATTGAAAAAGGGCGACTGGCGCCGCCGCCGGGCAAGCCGGGGCCGCTTCTGGCGCCGCCGCCGCAGCCCATGAAGGAATTGTCGGGAATGTCGGTCACAGTGTCGCGTTTTCAATTCGCCGGCAATACCTTGCTCACGGAAGCGCAACTGGCGCCTGCCGTGGCAAGCTTCGTGAACCGGCCACTCTCGTTCAATGACCTGCAAAACGCCGCCGCCGCAGTGGCCGAAACCTACCGCAAGGCGGGCTGGATCGTGCGCGTCTATCTGCCACTGCAGGAGATCAAGGACGGCGTCGTGACGCTGCAGGTGGTCGAAGCGGTGTTCGGCCAGGTGCGCATGGAAGGCACGGCGCCGACCCGCGTGCCATTCGACAGGCTGGTGCCGATCGTGGGTGCCGCCCAGCCACATGGCGACGCGCTGAAAGCGCAGGCGATGGACCGCGCCCTGCTGCTGCTCGATGACATGCCTGGCATCAGCACGGCCGGCAGCCTGGCACCCGGGGAGCAGGCGAATGAAGTCGACCTGGTCTTGAAGGTCGAGGATGAAAAACTCATCAACGGGCAGGTCGGCGTCGACAATGCCAGCGCCCGTTCCACCGGCAGCGCGCGCCTGACCGCCGACTTGTACATCAATAGTCCCCTGCGTTTTGGCGACCAGGCGGTCGTCAATCTGATGCATACGGAAGGCAGCGATTATGCCCGCCTGGCCTACACCGTGCCGCTGGGCGCGGCCGGATGGCGGGTCGGCGCCAACGCGTCCCACCTGCGCTACCGCCTGGTGGACGATGCGCTGGCCGCGCTCGACGCATCCGGGACGTCGACCACGAGCGGGGTCGAGGCGACCTACCCGCTGATCCGTGCCCGTCTGCAAAATCTTTACCTGGCCCTCAATTACGACAACAAGCGCTTCGACAATCGGGCGGCGGCAACCACCATCACCGACTACAAGATCGATACCTTCACCGTCGGCCTGAACGGCAATGTGCTGGATCAATACGGTGGCGGCGGCAGCAACAGTGCCAGCCTCGCGCTGGTGCACGGCAAGGTCGACCTGGACGGCTCGCCCAACGCCCGCGCCGATGCCCTGACCACGCGCACCGGCGGCAGTTTCACCAAACTGCGCTATGCCGCCAGCCGCCAGCAGGTACTCACCGAGGCGCTGGCCCTGTACGCCGCGTTCTCGGGTCAGACCGCAGGAAAGAACCTCGATTCGGCCGAGAAATTCTATCTCGGCGGCGCGTATGGCGTGCGCGCCTATCCATCCAACGAAGGCGGCGGTTCGGAAGGACAGCTGTTCAACCTGGAGCTGCGCGCGCGCCTGCCCAACAATGTGAACGTCACCGGCTTCTACGACTGGGGCCACGTGAAGGTCAACCACGACAATCATTTCCCCGGCGCACCGGCGCTTGGCAGCTATAGCCTCAAGGGCGCGGGACTGTCCGTCGCCTGGCTGGCCAGCTTCGGCCTGAATCTCAAAGCGACCTGGGCCAGGCGCATTGGTGACAATCCGAACCCGACACTGACAGGAACGGACCAGGATGGTTCATTCAGAAAGAATCGCTTCTGGCTCCAGGCCACCATGCCTTTCTAG